The proteins below are encoded in one region of Shewanella putrefaciens:
- the groL gene encoding chaperonin GroEL (60 kDa chaperone family; promotes refolding of misfolded polypeptides especially under stressful conditions; forms two stacked rings of heptamers to form a barrel-shaped 14mer; ends can be capped by GroES; misfolded proteins enter the barrel where they are refolded when GroES binds), whose product MAAKEVVFGNDARVKMLAGVNILANAVKVTLGPKGRNVVLDKSFGSPLITKDGVSVAKEIELTDKFENMGAQMVKEVASKANDAAGDGTTTATVLAQAIVVEGLKAVAAGMNPMDLKRGIDKAVIAAVAELKALSQPCADSKAIAQVATISANSDESIGEIIATAMEKVGKEGVITVEEGQALENELDVVEGMQFDRGYLSPYFINKPETGSVELDHPFVLLVDKKISNIRELLPILEGLAKTGKPLLIVAEDVEGEALATLVVNNMRGIVKVAAVKAPGFGDRRKAMLQDVAILTGGTVIAEEIGLELEKATLEDLGTAKRVVITKDNTTIIDGNGEQTQIAARVSQIKQQVEESTSDYDKEKLQERMAKLAGGVAVIKVGAATEVEMKEKKARVEDALHATRAAVEEGVVPGGGVALVRVASKIAELEVLNEDQKHGVVIALRAMEAPLRQIATNAGEEASVVANTVKNGSGNYGYNAGNDTYGDMLEMGILDPTKVTRCALQFAASIAGLMITTEAMVAEVPKADAPDMGGMGGMGGMGGMM is encoded by the coding sequence ATGGCAGCTAAAGAAGTTGTATTTGGTAACGACGCTCGCGTAAAAATGCTGGCTGGCGTAAATATTCTCGCGAACGCAGTGAAAGTGACCTTAGGTCCTAAAGGCCGTAACGTAGTATTAGACAAGAGCTTTGGCTCTCCGCTGATCACTAAAGACGGTGTTTCTGTTGCCAAAGAAATCGAACTGACAGACAAATTCGAAAACATGGGCGCGCAAATGGTGAAAGAAGTTGCTTCTAAAGCCAACGACGCCGCCGGTGATGGTACTACTACTGCAACTGTACTGGCTCAAGCCATTGTTGTTGAAGGTTTAAAAGCCGTTGCAGCCGGTATGAACCCTATGGATCTTAAGCGCGGTATCGACAAAGCCGTTATCGCTGCTGTTGCTGAATTAAAAGCCTTATCACAACCTTGTGCAGATTCAAAAGCGATTGCGCAAGTTGCGACTATCTCTGCAAACTCTGACGAATCTATCGGCGAAATCATCGCAACTGCGATGGAAAAAGTCGGCAAAGAAGGCGTGATCACAGTTGAAGAAGGCCAAGCGTTAGAAAACGAATTGGACGTAGTAGAAGGTATGCAGTTCGACCGTGGCTACCTGTCTCCTTACTTCATCAACAAGCCAGAAACCGGCAGCGTTGAATTAGATCACCCATTCGTCCTGTTAGTAGACAAGAAAATCTCTAACATTCGTGAACTGTTACCTATCCTTGAAGGTCTAGCAAAAACTGGTAAGCCACTGCTTATCGTTGCTGAAGACGTTGAAGGCGAAGCCTTAGCAACTTTAGTTGTGAACAACATGCGCGGTATCGTGAAAGTGGCAGCCGTTAAAGCTCCCGGCTTTGGCGATCGTCGTAAAGCTATGCTGCAAGACGTTGCAATCCTGACTGGCGGTACTGTTATTGCTGAAGAAATCGGCCTAGAGCTTGAAAAAGCGACACTGGAAGATTTAGGTACAGCTAAACGTGTTGTGATCACTAAAGACAACACCACCATCATCGATGGTAACGGTGAACAAACACAAATTGCTGCTCGTGTAAGCCAAATCAAACAACAAGTTGAAGAGTCAACTTCTGACTACGACAAAGAAAAACTGCAAGAGCGTATGGCTAAACTCGCTGGCGGCGTAGCAGTCATCAAAGTTGGCGCAGCGACTGAAGTTGAAATGAAAGAGAAAAAAGCCCGCGTTGAAGATGCCCTGCATGCCACTCGCGCTGCGGTAGAAGAAGGCGTGGTTCCTGGCGGCGGTGTTGCGCTGGTTCGCGTAGCCTCTAAGATCGCTGAACTTGAAGTATTAAACGAAGATCAAAAACACGGTGTGGTTATTGCCCTGCGTGCAATGGAAGCGCCACTGCGTCAAATCGCCACTAACGCGGGTGAAGAAGCGTCAGTTGTAGCTAACACAGTGAAGAACGGCAGCGGTAACTACGGTTACAACGCGGGTAACGACACTTACGGTGACATGTTAGAAATGGGTATCCTTGACCCAACTAAAGTAACTCGTTGTGCGTTGCAATTCGCTGCGTCTATCGCAGGTCTGATGATCACCACAGAAGCTATGGTTGCTGAAGTGCCAAAGGCTGATGCGCCAGATATGGGCGGAATGGGTGGGATGGGCGGAATGGGCGGCATGATGTGA
- a CDS encoding co-chaperone GroES: MNIRPLHDRVIVKRLEVESTSAGGIVLTGSAAEKSTRGEILAVGNGRILENGTVKPLDVKVGDVVIFNEGYGVKKEKIDGQEVLILSEADLMAVVG, encoded by the coding sequence ATGAATATTCGTCCATTACATGACCGCGTAATCGTTAAGCGTCTAGAAGTTGAGTCAACTTCAGCGGGTGGCATTGTTTTAACTGGTAGCGCCGCTGAAAAATCAACCCGCGGTGAAATCCTTGCAGTGGGCAATGGCCGTATTTTGGAAAACGGCACAGTTAAACCACTGGATGTAAAAGTGGGTGACGTGGTGATCTTCAATGAAGGTTACGGCGTTAAGAAAGAAAAAATCGACGGTCAAGAAGTCTTGATCCTGTCGGAAGCTGACCTGATGGCAGTGGTAGGTTAA